A region from the Dendropsophus ebraccatus isolate aDenEbr1 chromosome 1, aDenEbr1.pat, whole genome shotgun sequence genome encodes:
- the GOLGA7 gene encoding golgin subfamily A member 7 has product MRPQAAVAGKVFIQRDYTNGTLCQFQTKFPSELEARIDRQQFEETVRTLNNLYAEAEKLGGQSYLEGCLACLTAYTIFLCMETHYEKVLKKIAKYIQEQNEKIYAPQGLLLTDPIERGLRVIEITIYEDRSLTGR; this is encoded by the exons ATGAGACCGCAGGCAGCTGTGGCTGGTAAAGTCTTCATCCAGAGAGACTACACCAATGGCACCCTGTGTCAGTTCCAGACCAAGTTCCCCTCCGAGCTGGAGGCCCGG ATTGACAGACAGCAGTTCGAAGAGACAGTACGGACACTGAACAACCTGTATGCAGaggcggagaagctggggggccagTCCTACCTAGAGGGCTGCCTGGCCTGCCTCACTGCCTATACCatattcctgtgtatggagaCACACTACGAGAAG GTTCTGAAGAAGATTGCAAAGTATATTCAGGAACAAAATGAGAAGATCTATGCCCCTCAGGGCCTGCTCCTGACTGACCCCATAGAAAGGGGCCTCCGAGTG ATTGAGATTACTATCTATGAGGACAGAAGCCTGACCGGCAGATAG